One segment of Panicum virgatum strain AP13 chromosome 3K, P.virgatum_v5, whole genome shotgun sequence DNA contains the following:
- the LOC120699862 gene encoding G-type lectin S-receptor-like serine/threonine-protein kinase At2g19130, producing MVLLVCLRPDADGSDCLYHFFVASSKLVALSSMYPASSSSSFQARMQDRRPLCTTMPYLHISIALLLSLNIPTISAMRDTISAGQALTIGDKLVSKNGRYALGFFEVDSNWYLGIWFNRVPKFTQAWVANRDDPIKNPTSLQLIISHDANLVITNRSTDSIIWSTQTKITRNNTTALLLNSGNFILRNASNSSDILWQSFDHPTDTFSPGAKLGWDKITGQNRRLVSRKNSISPATGFYCSELDPSGVNQFVNTPLDSFEPYWTSGAWNGKYFSSIPGSLDYAVNNSFVDNAKEKYCTYGTAGQETAVTHHYLDVPGQSKTFIWLEGSQDWEPIYAQPKAQCDVYAACGPFTICNDEALPHCTCMQGFNIRSPEDWMLDDRTGGCLRNTPIDCITNGSASNSTDKFYSMTCVSLSQTAQKIEAAKSASDCAQACLDNCSCTAYSFSSSRCSIWHNELLNLRKRQCSSEAPNSNGETIYLRLASKDMQSSEKHRSWLLIVVATGTIVIALGLFAFIRLLVIWRNKTKNSSHIHNSAQYSNGIVAFRYIDLQRATKNFSDKLGEGGFGSVFKGFLNNSTAIAVKKLDHHAHHGDKQFRAEVSSIGIIQHINLVKLIGFCCEGARRLLVYEYMPNGSLDIHLFQSHATVLKWSTRYQIALGVARGLAYLHEKCRDCIIHCDIKPENILLSDSNVPKIADFGMAKFLGREFSRVITTMRGTIGYLAPEWISGVAITPKVDVYAYGMVLLEIVSGKRNSCVLCSCGSNHDVYYPVHVAQEIIGGDVRSLLDSRLCGEVNLKEAEIACKVACWCIQDDEFDRPTMGEVVQILEGLLEVNIPPMPRLLQTIAGSSNYSTCC from the coding sequence ATGGTTCTCTTGGTATGTTTGCGCCCCGATGCAGACGGAAGTGATTGCCTCTACCATTTCTTTGTGGCCTCATCAAAGTTAGTTGCACTTAGCAGCATGTACcctgcctcttcttcctcgtcttTTCAAGCAAGAATGCAGGATCGTCGCCCGTTGTGCACCACCATGCCCTACCTCCACATCTCCATAGCACTACTGCTCTCCCTAAACATCCCTACAATTTCTGCTATGAGGGACACCATCTCAGCTGGCCAAGCACTCACCATTGGCGACAAGCTTGTCTCCAAAAACGGAAGGTACGCACTTGGCTTCTTCGAGGTGGATAGCAACTGGTACCTTGGCATATGGTTCAACAGAGTCCCCAAGTTTACTCAAGCATGGGTAGCAAATAGGGATGACCCAATCAAGAACCCCACCTCGTTGCAGCTTATTATCTCCCATGATGCCAACCTTGTAATCACAAACCGCTCTACCGACTCCATTATCTGGTCCACCCAAACTAAAATAACAAGAAACAATACCACTGCTCTTCTCCTGAATAGTGGGAACTTCATCCTAAGGAACGCCTCAAACTCGTCGGACATTTTGTGGCAGAGTTTTGACCACCCAACAGATACATTTTCCCCCGGAGCGAAGCTTGGGTGGGACAAGATCACCGGTCAGAATCGCCGTCTTGTTTCTAGAAAAAACTCAATCAGCCCAGCTACTGGTTTTTACTGCAGTGAGCTAGACCCCAGCGGTGTTAACCAGTTCGTCAATACCCCATTGGACTCCTTTGAACCATATTGGACCAGCGGTGCTTGGAATGGCAAATACTTTTCATCTATACCAGGATCACTGGACTATGCTGTTAATAACTCATTTGTTGACAATGCAAAGGAGAAGTACTGCACGTATGGAACAGCAGGACAGGAAACTGCTGTCACCCATCATTACTTAGACGTCCCTGGTCAATCAAAGACATTCATATGGCTTGAAGGCTCACAAGATTGGGAACCCATCTACGCCCAACCCAAAGCTCAGTGTGACGTGTATGCAGCCTGTGGACCTTTTACAATCTGCAATGATGAAGCACTTCCACATTGCACTTGTATGCAGGGGTTCAACATACGATCCCCTGAGGATTGGATGCTAGATGATCGAACTGGTGGATGCCTGAGAAATACTCCAATAGATTGTATTACAAATGGAAGCGCCTCAAATTCCACGGATAAATTCTACTCCATGACTTGTGTTAGTTTGTCCCAGACTGCCCAAAAAATAGAAGCTGCTAAAAGTGCCTCCGATTGTGCTCAAGCTTGCCTGGATAATTGCTCTTGCACTGCATATTCCTTCAGCAGCAGTAGATGCTCCATCTGGCATAATGAATTGCTCAACCTAAGGAAACGTCAGTGTAGTAGTGAAGCTCCAAACTCAAATGGAGAAACTATTTACCTTCGCCTTGCCAGTAAAGATATGCAAAGTTCGGAAAAACACAGAAGCTGGCTTTTAATTGTAGTTGCTACTGGCACAATTGTTATTGCATTGGGCTTGTTTGCATTCATCCGGCTATTAGTGATTTGGAGAAACAAAACAAAGAACTCTAGCCACATACATAATAGTGCTCAGTATTCCAATGGAATCGTTGCATTCAGATACATTGATCTGCAACGTGCAACCAAGAATTTCTCAGATAAGCTAGGCGAAGGTGGGTTCGGTTCCGTATTCAAGGGGTTTCTGAATAATTCAACTGCCATAgctgtgaagaagcttgatCATCATGCTCATCATGGAGACAAGCAATTTAGAGCTGAAGTGAGCTCGATTGGAATCATCCAGCATATTaatttagtcaaattaattGGTTTCTGTTGTGAGGGTGCTAGAAGGTTACTTGTTTATGAATACATGCCAAATGGCTCTCTTGATATCCATCTTTTCCAGAGCCATGCTACAGTACTGAAATGGAGTACTAGGTATCAAATAGCTTTGGGAGTTGCTAGAGGATTGGCCTACTTGCATGAGAAATGCCGAGACTGCATCATACACTGTGACATTAAGCCAGAAAACATTCTTCTTAGTGATTCAAATGTTCCAAAAATTGCAGATTTTGGGATGGCCAAGTTTTTGGGAAGAGAATTTAGCCGAGTCATAACTACTATGAGAGGAACTATAGGATACCTTGCACCTGAGTGGATCAGTGGAGTGGCTATTACACCAAAAGTAGATGTCTATGCCTATGGGATGGTGTTACTGGAAATTGTATCTGGAAAGAGGAACTCATGTGTTTTGTGTTCTTGTGGTAGCAATCATGACGTCTATTACCCCGTACATGTTGCACAGGAGATTATCGGTGGAGATGTTAGGAGCTTGCTGGACAGCAGATTGTGTGGCGAAGTGAATTTGAAAGAGGCTGAAATAGCCTGCAAGGTTGCATGTTGGTGCATTCAAGATGATGAGTTTGACCGACCAACAATGGGTGAGGTGGTTCAGATCCTGGAGGGTCTACTTGAAGTCAACATACCCCCAATGCCAAGGCTGCTTCAAACTATCGCTGGAAGCTCAAATTATTCCACTTGCTGCTAA
- the LOC120699863 gene encoding peroxisomal membrane protein PEX14-like, with amino-acid sequence MVGMVARIQWTPARGVGEAMASATGSDQQQSPSTAAATDADPGAGADKLVFEAALQPMREDYVENAVKFLSHPKVRGSPIVYRRSFLEKKGLTFQEIDEAF; translated from the exons ATGGTGGGGATGGTGGCGCGGATCCAATGGACTCCTGCGAGAGGCGTGGGCGAGGCCATGGCCTCCGCCACCGGCTCCGACCAGCAGCAATCCCCAAGCACAG cagcagcaacagatgCTGACCCGGGAGCTGGGGCCGACAAGCTCGTGTTCGAGGCGGCACTGCAGCCCATGAGGGAGGACTACGTCGAGAACGCCGTCAAGTTCCTCTCCCACCCCAAGGTCAGGGGCTCCCCCATAGTCTACAGGCGGTCTTTCCTCGAGAAGAAGGGCCTCACTTTCcaggagatcgacgaggccttCTGA
- the LOC120701104 gene encoding xyloglucan galactosyltransferase KATAMARI1 homolog: MASGGAAAAALRAARWLLPLAVPACCVVWMLLAFAPPTPPVLGNEDIVHASPRPPERELIVDASPPPPKLEKITGASSQPPNRQARIGTPPSPPPPQVARRQERQRRAARRAAVADRCAGRYIYVQELPRRFNADLLRDCRSLSEWTDMCKHVANAGMGPRLTRTGGVLPPTGWYDTNQFTLEVVFHNRMRQYGCLTADASRAAAVYVPYYAGLDVGRHLWGFSNSVRDALAEDLVGWLRSTPAWAAHGGRDHFLVGGRIAWDFRRQDDGGGEWGSRLLLLPEARNMTALVLESGPWHAGDVGVPYPTYFHPSRAAEVASWQRTVRRARRPWLFAFAGARRPGGGGGGTLRDAVIDQCARSRRCGLLQCGRGRRNDCYAPSNVMRHLRSAAFCLQPPGDSYTRRSAFDAMLAGCVPVFFHPGSAYTQYRWHLPVDHAGYSVFVPGESVRNGTVRVEDVLRRFGRAEVAAMRERVVRMIPGIVYRDPRTPAGGFRDAFDIAVDGMIARVGRIKRGLPPWEDNHDQRRWNGYFDSQ; encoded by the coding sequence ATGGCgagcgggggcgcggcggcggcggcgctgcgggccgCCAGGTGGCTCCTGCCGCTCGCCGTCCCAGCGTGCTGCGTCGTGTGGATGCTCCTCGCCTTCGCGCCCCCGACGCCGCCGGTGCTCGGGAATGAAGATATCGTTCACGCGTCACCGCGGCCGCCAGAGCGTGAGCTGATCGTTgacgcatcgccgccgccgccaaagcTTGAAAAAATAACTGGCGCGTCATCACAGCCACCGAATCGTCAAGCAAGAATAGGGACTCCGCcttcgccaccaccgccacagGTGGCACGTCGTCAAGAACgccagcggcgcgcggcgaggcgggccgCCGTGGCCGACCGGTGCGCCGGCCGGTACATCTACGTCCAGGAGCTGCCGCGTCGATTCAACGCCGACCTGCTCCGCGACTGCCGGTCCCTGTCGGAGTGGACGGACATGTGCAAGCACGTCGCCAACGCCGGCATGGGCCCGCGGCTGACGCGCaccggcggcgtgctcccgcCCACCGGCTGGTACGACACCAACCAGTTCACCCTCGAGGTCGTCTTCCACAACCGGATGCGGCAGTACGGCTGCCTGACCGCCGacgcctcccgcgccgccgccgtgtacGTGCCCTACTACGCCGGGCTCGACGTCGGCCGCCACCTGTGGGGGTTCAGCAACAGCGTGCGCGACGCGCTTGCCGAGGACCTCGTGGGCTGGCTCCGCTCGAcgccggcgtgggcggcgcacggcggccggGACCACTTCCTCGTCGGCGGCCGCATCGCGTGGGACTTCCGGCGccaggacgacggcggcggcgagtggggcagccgcctgctcctcctcccggaGGCCAGGAACATGACGGCGCTCGTGCTCGAGTCCGGCCCGTGGCACGCGGGCGACGTCGGCGTGCCGTACCCGACCTACTTCCACCCGTCGCGAGCCGCCGAGGTGGCGTCCTGGCAGCGCACCgtccggcgcgcgcggcggccgtggctgTTCGCGttcgccggcgcgcggcggcccggcgggggcgggggcggcaccCTGCGCGACGCCGTGATCGACCAGTGCGCGCGGTCGCGGCGGTGCGGGCTGCTGCagtgcggccgcggccggcgcaacGACTGCTACGCCCCCAGCAACGTCATGCGCCACCTCAGGAGCGCGGCCTTCTGCCTGCAGCCGCCGGGGGACTCGTACACGCGGCGGTCGGCGTTCGACGCCATGCTCGCCGGCTGCGTGCCGGTCTTCTTCCACCCGGGCTCGGCGTACACGCAGTACCGGTGGCACCTGCCGGTGGACCACGCGGGGTACTCGGTGTTCGTGCCGGGGGAGAGCGTGCGCAACGGCACGGTGCGGGTGGAGGACGTGCTCCGGCGGTTCGGCCGGGCGGAAGTGGCGGCCATGAGGGAGCGGGTGGTCAGGATGATCCCCGGCATCGTCTACAGGGACCCGAGGACCCCCGCCGGCGGGTTCAGGGACGCCTTTGACATCGCTGTCGACGGCATGATCGCCAGGGTTGGCAGGATCAAACGGGGGCTTCCTCCCTGGGAGGACAACCATGATCAGCGTCGGTGGAATGGTTACTTCGACAGCCAGTGA
- the LOC120699864 gene encoding uncharacterized protein LOC120699864 gives MGESSSEETSGAGTGGSMDRVKHESFCRAVVEDNTALLLSAVGKFRKEALRRIRKGSDASRVLDQEMSTRLVHLACKHDAVECARLLLEGGSGITAAPVDARDQLTRTPLHVAAETHSARCIELLLSKNARTDLRVVDGRTLLPLEIALLSRRVQTNWSLDNPIEDLLSFLKERDLKAVRLLAEKTRVVGELAYRYAMEGRVPALAMLLLVVEEKISTQVSVVIEGVRTKRSIYNAVVDEALSLGDASARDGNERRKALLCEIQLLNQFGSASWREHTDRRTLPPLLRAAKVGDMNVIKMLLMGNVDVNEADSEGNTALHWCLSGSSSTQEPRIVWLLLKNGARVFQGNKLGLTPVHSAAAKGNYKALQSLLLHAQDCVDIPTKTKETPLFLAVKNGSVECVKLLLRFGADTKARNLRKQRPIDVATSQDMRFVLSSANVVPFSGNHRSPQKYHLMKKEICKELLGDEFDDLFNDDCTESYTGLKTSVGQRDLRSSNRSAQGPKSKSQYVTKQGQGSKFVPRNNHWPKHDYTRKIFVGGLPPSVDSEFLIEFFNAEFGPVEEAVVIGIPVGNRMQSRGFGFVKFEREEDMVSAKEAHHVYMLGKRVEVKDAVARAYLPSEEQRATSLRQFIKERPEVTHSVLDGELTVEHNLRKRRPLPEKCLPSWFFVFRKWLPGFLEDATERLGGERYPLSSLKGDFRATCRMELDHTALGYPKLSDFMRSLPGICRMCVVPVGCGPATHMVLLPPLSRPKYVPLLEPCSFDHDELPESVSDYHSPRSPLNANITDDSPPNTDSQQGDDACSGTNVEIHQSDDACSKSNGQSHQAHGSSSSSSSAESILDGSSSDNGSLLDDIPVSTPKLDLVEPVPTGKSDVIDSAPTRKPDLFECVPTRKPDLIECVPTRKPDLIDCIASRKPDLIQYGSLHRNESGPVRKPNLLEFGPTRKLDFIQSRPSACFVDCPVERPAVPPSSCETEMRFSFFESQWDKYLTPYPKSDSCIICRSCEAAMELVPCHHKICVACMMRCNVRACMACGTSVSGVKSSPAVGAPYRYMGVTERVPDQRCQLMVVCRGAEAIVRCSPCRHIIACRGCLLASVTLLKTCTTCGCMIQHFMFG, from the exons ATGGGGGAG AGTTCAAGTGAAGAAACCAGCGGTGCGGGGACTGGCGGCAGCATGGACCGCGTGAAGCACGAAAGCTTCTGCCGCGCCGTCGTGGAGGACAACACCGCGCTCCTCCTCTCGGCGGTGGGGAAGTTCAGGAAGGAGGCCCTGCGCCGCATCCGCAAGGGCTCCGACGCCTCGAGGGTGCTGGACCAGGAGATGTCCACGAGGCTGGTGCACCTCGCCTGCAAGCACGACGCGGTGGAGTGCGCCAGGCTGCTCCTCGAGGGAGGCAGCGGGATCACGGCGGCGCCCGTCGATGCCAGGGACCAGCTCACGCGGACGCCGCTGCACGTTGCCGCTGAGACACACTCGGCCAGGTGCATCGAGCTGCTGCTCTCCAAGAATGCCCGCACTGATCTGAGAGTGGTTGACGGGAGAACACTTCTCCCGCTTGAGATCGCGCTGTTGAGCAGGAG AGTTCAAACTAATTGGTCGCTGGACAACCCAATTGAAGATCTTCTGTCTTTTCTTAAAGAAAGG GATCTCAAAGCAGTAAGGCTCCTGGCAGAGAAAACCAGAGTGGTCGGGGAGCTTGCTTACAGATATGCCATGGAGGGACGTGTTCCTGCATTGGCAATGCTGCTTCTCGTGGTGGAAGAGAAGATATCGACACAAGTTAGTGTGGTGATAGAGGGTGTCAGAACAAAAAGATCAATTTACAATGCTGTTGTGGATGAGGCTTTATCCCTGGGAGATGCTTCAGCTCGTGACGGAAATGAAAGGAGAAAGGCTCTGCTATGTGAGATTCAGCTGCTTAACCAATTTGGGTCGGCATCTTGGAGGGAGCACACTGACAGGAGAACATTACCCCCACTACTCAGGGCTGCTAAG GTTGGAGATATGAATGTCATAAAGATGCTTCTGATGGGGAATGTTGATGTAAATGAAGCCGACTCTGAAGGAAACACAGCACTTCACTGGTGCCTTAGTGGTAGCTCAAGTACACAGGAGCCAAG GATTGTGTGGCTCCTGCTCAAGAACGGTGCCAGAGTTTTCCAGGGGAACAAATTAGGGCTCACGCCAGTACACAGCGCTGCAGCTAAGGGCAATTACAAGGCTCTTCAG TCACTTCTGCTTCATGCCCAAGATTGTGTTGATATACCTACCAAGACCAAAGAAACCCCCTTATTCTTAGCAGTGAAGAATGGTTCTGTGGAATGTGTTAAACTCCTTTTGCGTTTTGGGGCTGATACCAAAGCCCGGAACCTACG AAAGCAAAGACCCATTGACGTGGCAACGTCCCAGGACATGCGTTTCGTTCTTAGCTCTGCAAATGTGGTACCAT TTTCAGGGAACCATAGATCACCTCAAAAGTATCATTTGATGAAAAAGGAAATTTGCAAAGAGCTTCTGGGTGATGAGTTTGATGACTTATTCAATGATGACTGTACTGAAAG CTATACTGGTCTAAAGACATCAGTAGGCCAGCGTGATTTGCGGTCCAGTAACCGTTCTGCTCAAGGGCCTAAGAGTAAGAGCCAATATGTTACAAAACAAGGACAAGgctcaaagtttgtgccacgg AACAATCATTGGCCGAAGCATGACTACACTCGAAAAATTTTTGTTGGGGGCCTCCCACCTTCAGTAGACTCTG AGTTCCTTATTGAATTCTTCAATGCTGAATTTGGGCCTGTGGAAGAAGCAGTGGTCATTGGGATACcagtaggcaatcgaatgcagTCCCGAGGTTTTGGCTTTGTAAAATTTGAAAGAGAGGAGGACATGGTAAGTGCAAAGGAAGCTCATCATGTATACATGCTTGGGAAGAGAGTGGAGGTAAAGGATGCTGTAGCTAGAGCATACTTGCCTTCAGAAGAACAAAGAGCTACTTCTTTGCGGCAATTCATCAAGGAGCGCCCAGAGGTAACCCATAGTGTGCTGGATGGTGAACTAACTGTGGAACACAACCTTCGGAAGCGGCGACCATTGCCTGAGAAATGCCTTCCATCTTGGTTCTTCGTATTCAGGAAGTGGTTGCCAGGATTTCTTGAGGATGCAACTGAGCGACTTGGGGGAGAGAGGTATCCATTAAGCTCTTTGAAGGGTGATTTCAGAGCAACTTGCAGGATGGAGCTTGATCATACTGCACTTGGTTATCCTAAGCTAAGTGACTTTATGCGCTCCCTCCCTGGCATCTGCAGGATGTGTGTAGTTCCTGTTGGATGCGGACCTGCAACGCACATGGTCCTTCTTCCACCACTCTCAAGACCGAAGTATGTACCCTTGCTAGAGCCTTGCTCCTTTGATCACGATGAGCTCCCTGAATCAGTGTCAGATTATCACTCCCCAAGATCTCCACTTAATGCCAACATCACGGATGACTCCCCTCCTAACACTGACAGCCAGCAGGGTGATGATGCATGCAGTGGGACTAATGTTGAGATCCATCAGAGTGATGATGCATGCAGTAAGAGCAATGGTCAGAGCCATCAGGCCcatgggagcagcagcagcagcagcagtgctgAAAGCATTCTGGATGGAAGTTCCTCTGATAATGGTAGCTTGCTGGATGATATTCCTGTCAGCACCCCAAAGCTTGATTTGGTTGAGCCTGTACCTACAGGAAAGTCTGATGTGATTGACTCTGCACCTACAAGAAAGCCTGATTTATTTGAGTGTGTACCTACAAGAAAGCCTGATTTAATTGAGTGTGTACCTACAAGAAAGCCAGATTTGATTGACTGCATAGCTTCAAGAAAGCCTGATTTGATACAGTATGGATCTCTTCACAGAAACGAGTCTGGACCAGTCCGGAAGCCTAATTTGCTTGAGTTTGGACCTACAAGAAAGCTCGACTTCATTCAGTCCAGGCCTTCAGCGTGCTTCGTTGATTGTCCAGTTGAAAGACCAGCAGTTCCTCCAAGCAGCTGTGAGACTGAAATGAGATTCTCTTTCTTTGAGTCTCAGTGGGACAAGTATCTG ACTCCATATCCCAAGAGTGACTCCTGCATCATCTGTCGATCTTGCGAAGCTGCGATGGAGCTCGTCCCATGCCATCATAAGATATGTGTTGCCTGCATGATGAGGTGTAATGTCAGGGCATGCATGGCTTGTGGCACTTCTGTAAGTGGAGTGAAGTCTTCCCCGGCAGTTGGTGCGCCATACAGATACATG GGTGTCACGGAGCGCGTTCCGGATCAAAGGTGCCAGTTGATGGTTGTCTGTCGTGGTGCTGAGGCGATCGTCAGATGCTCCCCCTGTAGGCACATCATTGCTTGCCGAGGATGCCTCCTGGCATCAGTGACGTTACTGAAGACCTGCACTACCTGTGGCTGCATGATTCAGCACTTCATGTTTGGTTGA